The following proteins come from a genomic window of Maribacter sp. HTCC2170:
- a CDS encoding Gfo/Idh/MocA family protein: MGQNKTRRSFLKKATLSTAALTSAPYIFGSSYEQKILLKKKYDLDDYSQNDQINLGLIGSGIQGIYDTTAALKVNGVKLVAVCDLYLGRLDRAKELWGNDIWTTRDYRQLLNRKDIDAVIVATPDHWHKKITIDTMKAGKAVYCEKPMVQNFTEGHDIIKIQKQTGMLCQVGSQGMSSLGNEKAKQLYQDGAIGDLVMLDMFNDRYSAEGAWQYPIPPDANPETVDYDTFLGRAPKTPFDMTRFFRWRNYKDYGTGVAGDLFVHAFSTLNHVISSHGPNRAMATGGLRYWKDGRDVPDVSITLYDYPKTDTHAAFNAVFRINFIAGSGGGGGFKLIGTEGEMHVGQNSVKLVRSKLGMVPGGYSMIAYTEDTQEQIKRNYAAQNLETRSSALNIGETTWEAPKDYKGGHYDHFYNFFQSIRAKKTVRQDPTFGLRAAGAALLANESYYQSKAIGWNPTTMKLL, from the coding sequence ATGGGTCAAAATAAAACTAGAAGGTCCTTTTTAAAAAAGGCAACATTAAGCACCGCTGCATTAACGTCTGCACCATATATTTTTGGATCGTCTTATGAACAGAAAATTCTTCTGAAAAAAAAGTATGATTTAGACGATTATTCGCAAAATGACCAAATAAATTTAGGGTTGATTGGGTCAGGCATTCAGGGTATTTATGATACGACTGCAGCCCTGAAAGTAAATGGTGTTAAATTGGTTGCGGTATGTGATTTATACCTGGGGCGACTAGATCGAGCCAAAGAACTCTGGGGCAATGATATATGGACCACAAGAGACTATAGACAACTTTTAAACAGAAAAGATATTGATGCGGTTATAGTGGCAACACCAGATCACTGGCACAAGAAAATAACAATTGATACAATGAAAGCGGGTAAAGCCGTTTATTGTGAAAAGCCAATGGTTCAGAATTTTACCGAAGGCCATGATATAATAAAAATACAGAAGCAAACTGGGATGCTTTGTCAAGTAGGTAGCCAAGGAATGTCTTCATTGGGTAATGAGAAGGCCAAACAATTATATCAAGACGGTGCCATAGGTGACCTAGTCATGCTTGATATGTTCAATGACCGTTATTCAGCAGAAGGAGCATGGCAGTACCCTATTCCACCCGATGCTAATCCTGAAACAGTTGATTACGATACTTTTTTAGGAAGAGCACCAAAAACACCTTTTGATATGACCCGATTCTTTAGGTGGAGGAATTATAAAGATTATGGTACGGGCGTAGCTGGAGACCTCTTTGTGCACGCTTTTTCAACACTGAATCATGTTATTAGTTCTCATGGACCAAACAGGGCAATGGCAACAGGAGGTCTGCGTTATTGGAAAGATGGGCGCGATGTGCCCGATGTGAGCATAACCCTATATGATTATCCCAAGACCGATACGCACGCGGCTTTCAATGCTGTTTTTCGCATAAATTTTATCGCTGGAAGTGGTGGTGGTGGTGGATTTAAGTTAATTGGCACAGAGGGCGAAATGCATGTGGGTCAGAATTCTGTGAAATTGGTGCGTTCTAAATTGGGAATGGTACCCGGAGGATATTCTATGATCGCATATACTGAGGATACACAGGAACAAATCAAACGCAATTATGCAGCACAAAATTTGGAAACAAGGTCTTCGGCACTTAATATAGGCGAGACTACTTGGGAAGCACCAAAAGATTATAAAGGTGGTCACTACGACCATTTTTATAATTTCTTCCAAAGCATACGTGCTAAAAAAACAGTTAGACAAGATCCAACATTTGGATTAAGAGCTGCGGGAGCAGCATTGTTGGCCAATGAGAGTTATTATCAAAGCAAGGCAATAGGTTGGAACCCTACTACTATGAAATTATTGTAA
- a CDS encoding cupin domain-containing protein has product MYETNNKIAVQKHEGLQVEKVVKNDVFEILSISLEKGANFPEHTSPTNAQLVVLDGDIQFNINGKSFQLTSEQLFDFPKEVPHSVKANENSKFLIIR; this is encoded by the coding sequence ATGTACGAAACAAACAATAAAATTGCAGTTCAGAAACATGAAGGGCTTCAAGTTGAGAAAGTTGTAAAAAATGATGTCTTTGAAATACTAAGTATAAGTTTGGAAAAAGGAGCTAACTTTCCAGAGCATACTTCTCCTACCAATGCACAATTAGTTGTTTTGGATGGTGATATTCAGTTTAATATCAACGGTAAATCCTTTCAATTAACAAGCGAACAACTATTTGATTTTCCAAAGGAGGTTCCCCATTCGGTAAAGGCGAATGAAAATTCTAAGTTCTTGATTATTAGATAA
- a CDS encoding RrF2 family transcriptional regulator, with translation MFSNSSKYALKAVLYLAVNSSESNKILAKNISEPINVPQAYLAKLLQELSRYNIVSSTRGPNGGFYLSGQNKKTTLIEIVNVIDGDNRLNSCLLSLQNCDNEKPCPLHEFAAPFRTDLLKNLENSSIEDLALSVKKGNSFLPL, from the coding sequence ATGTTCTCGAACTCCTCTAAATATGCCTTAAAGGCCGTATTGTATTTAGCCGTCAATTCAAGCGAATCGAACAAAATATTAGCAAAAAACATTAGTGAACCTATTAATGTACCTCAAGCGTATTTGGCAAAACTGTTGCAAGAACTTTCAAGATACAATATCGTCTCGTCAACTAGAGGCCCAAATGGCGGGTTTTACCTTAGCGGCCAGAATAAGAAAACCACATTAATTGAGATTGTAAATGTAATTGACGGCGATAACAGACTAAACTCCTGTTTATTGAGCTTACAAAATTGTGATAATGAAAAACCCTGCCCACTTCATGAATTTGCCGCACCTTTTAGAACTGATCTTTTGAAAAACCTTGAGAACAGCTCCATCGAGGATTTGGCCTTAAGTGTCAAAAAAGGCAATTCATTTCTTCCCTTATAA
- a CDS encoding fasciclin domain-containing protein, whose protein sequence is MKTTTKLRMILSSFFMLILFVGCKNENKSETTAATSEAATKEVKKQGQAFIEDDGSTPNILNIAIGSPDHTTLVAAVQAAELENALVNAGPLMVFAPTNAAFDALPEGTVATLLKPENKGDLANILKYHVTPGNYSKDFLKKFKKLGQANNQNVMVEVKGDDVYVGGAKILGSVKAGNGIVHVIDKVMLPPSE, encoded by the coding sequence ATGAAAACAACAACCAAATTAAGAATGATTTTAAGTTCATTTTTTATGCTGATATTATTTGTCGGTTGTAAAAATGAGAATAAGTCAGAAACGACAGCAGCTACTTCTGAGGCAGCAACCAAAGAAGTAAAAAAACAAGGTCAAGCCTTTATTGAAGATGATGGTTCTACCCCTAATATTTTAAACATTGCAATAGGTTCTCCTGATCACACTACTCTGGTAGCAGCAGTACAAGCAGCTGAGCTTGAAAATGCTTTGGTGAATGCAGGACCTTTAATGGTTTTTGCACCGACAAATGCAGCTTTTGACGCTCTTCCAGAGGGTACAGTTGCCACTTTATTAAAGCCTGAGAACAAAGGCGATCTTGCAAATATTTTGAAATATCATGTTACCCCAGGAAACTATAGTAAAGACTTTTTGAAGAAATTCAAAAAATTAGGTCAGGCCAATAACCAAAATGTTATGGTTGAGGTAAAAGGTGACGATGTATATGTTGGTGGTGCTAAGATATTAGGTAGTGTGAAAGCTGGAAATGGAATCGTACATGTTATCGATAAAGTAATGTTGCCTCCTTCAGAATAA
- a CDS encoding c-type cytochrome, protein MKLLFKSVVLLFSLLLVSCGGKEEKKKEGFSVKRKATTEKKVETSAATETKASERVDLTTKGVGPVTSLTLEDAIDDAMAAKGKEVYDQMCLACHRIGKKFIGPAPDGILERRTPEWVMNMILNPDKMVQEDPLAKELLMEFNGSPMANQGLSEEDARAVLEYFRTL, encoded by the coding sequence ATGAAACTATTATTTAAAAGTGTTGTGCTCCTTTTCTCTCTGCTCCTCGTAAGTTGTGGTGGTAAAGAAGAAAAGAAAAAGGAGGGTTTTAGTGTAAAACGAAAAGCAACTACAGAGAAAAAAGTAGAAACTTCGGCAGCTACTGAGACTAAAGCTTCTGAGCGAGTTGATTTAACTACAAAGGGAGTTGGTCCTGTAACATCTTTAACATTGGAAGATGCCATTGATGATGCCATGGCAGCTAAAGGAAAAGAAGTCTATGATCAAATGTGCCTAGCTTGTCATAGAATTGGAAAAAAATTCATTGGGCCTGCGCCTGATGGTATTTTGGAAAGAAGAACTCCTGAGTGGGTAATGAACATGATTCTTAATCCTGATAAAATGGTGCAAGAAGATCCCCTTGCTAAAGAATTGTTAATGGAGTTCAATGGTTCGCCAATGGCCAATCAAGGACTTTCGGAAGAAGATGCAAGGGCTGTACTTGAGTATTTTAGAACCTTATAA
- the nosZ gene encoding Sec-dependent nitrous-oxide reductase, with translation MKKIKYSILAFLGLAMVLTSCQPKAKTTNGALSSGAAEKVYVAPGEHDEYYAFISGGFSGQLSVYGLPSGRLFKVIPVFSQDAEKAYGYNEETKPMLNTSHGFVPWDDSHHPDISQTNGELDGRYVFINGNNTPRIAKIDLTTFETTEIIEVPNSAGNHSSSFVTENTEYVVAGTRFSVPVPQRDMSIKDYKGNFKGALSFISVDPEDGGMDIKFQLLMPGFDYDLSHPGRGASHGWFFFTTYNTEEANTLLEVNASQNDKDFIAAVNWKKIEEYVNNGGGKKMPSNYAHNVYDEHTHTATSTMKKEVLVVDPSEVPGAVYFLPTPKSPHGCDVDPSGEYIVGNGKLSADLTVHSFTKMISAIENEKFDGEAYGIPILKFEDVLAGTVSQPGLGPLHTEFDGQGNAYTTFFISSEVVKWKLGTWEVIDRKPTYYSVGHLMIPGGNSRKPFGKYVLAMNKITKDRYLPTGPEVTQSAQLYDITGEKMELLLDFPTIGEPHYAAGIAADIVKANSKKIFNLEDNKHEYATTNDNDVKVVRNGKEVHIYMTMIRSHFNPDNIEGVKVGDKVYFHVTNLEQDYDVPHGVSVIGANTSELLIMPGQTESFVWEPKQVGVWPFYCTDFCSALHQEMQGYIRVSPANSNIDLSWSLGE, from the coding sequence ATGAAAAAAATCAAATATTCAATACTTGCCTTTTTAGGACTGGCGATGGTGTTAACTAGCTGCCAACCTAAAGCCAAGACTACCAACGGTGCTTTATCTTCAGGAGCAGCAGAGAAAGTGTATGTTGCACCCGGAGAACACGATGAGTACTATGCTTTCATCTCTGGTGGATTTAGTGGACAGTTATCTGTTTATGGACTTCCATCTGGTCGTTTATTTAAGGTGATTCCTGTATTTTCACAGGATGCTGAAAAAGCTTATGGCTATAATGAGGAAACAAAGCCAATGTTGAATACATCGCATGGTTTTGTACCTTGGGATGATTCTCACCACCCTGATATTTCTCAAACAAATGGTGAATTAGATGGTCGTTACGTGTTTATCAATGGTAACAATACTCCTCGTATTGCAAAAATTGATTTAACTACTTTTGAAACAACAGAAATCATTGAAGTGCCTAATAGTGCAGGTAATCACAGTTCTTCTTTTGTGACTGAAAACACTGAATATGTTGTGGCTGGTACTCGTTTCTCAGTTCCTGTTCCTCAAAGAGATATGTCTATCAAAGATTATAAAGGAAACTTTAAAGGAGCTTTATCTTTCATTAGTGTAGATCCAGAAGATGGCGGCATGGATATTAAATTCCAGCTGTTGATGCCTGGTTTTGATTATGATCTTTCTCACCCTGGTAGAGGAGCATCTCACGGATGGTTCTTCTTTACAACATATAATACTGAGGAAGCAAATACTTTGTTAGAAGTTAATGCCTCTCAGAATGATAAAGATTTTATCGCTGCTGTTAACTGGAAGAAAATCGAAGAATATGTGAACAATGGTGGAGGTAAAAAAATGCCTTCAAATTATGCACATAACGTATATGACGAGCATACACATACTGCTACTTCTACTATGAAAAAAGAGGTATTGGTTGTTGATCCCTCCGAAGTTCCTGGAGCAGTTTATTTCTTGCCTACTCCTAAATCCCCTCACGGTTGTGATGTTGATCCATCTGGTGAGTACATTGTGGGTAATGGTAAATTATCTGCCGATTTAACTGTTCATTCATTTACTAAAATGATATCTGCCATAGAAAATGAAAAATTCGATGGAGAAGCATACGGAATTCCAATTTTGAAGTTCGAAGATGTTCTTGCTGGTACAGTAAGTCAACCAGGTCTTGGGCCTTTACATACAGAATTTGACGGACAGGGGAATGCGTATACCACATTCTTTATTTCTTCTGAAGTTGTTAAGTGGAAATTAGGTACATGGGAAGTTATTGATAGAAAGCCAACATATTACTCAGTAGGTCACTTAATGATTCCTGGAGGTAACTCCAGAAAGCCTTTTGGTAAATACGTTTTGGCTATGAACAAGATAACTAAAGACCGTTATTTACCTACAGGTCCTGAAGTAACTCAATCAGCCCAACTTTATGATATCACTGGTGAGAAGATGGAGTTGTTGTTAGATTTCCCAACCATAGGTGAACCTCACTATGCAGCTGGTATAGCGGCTGATATTGTGAAGGCTAATTCAAAGAAGATCTTCAATCTTGAAGATAATAAGCATGAATATGCCACTACCAATGATAATGATGTTAAGGTAGTACGTAATGGTAAAGAAGTGCATATTTATATGACAATGATTCGTAGCCACTTTAACCCAGATAATATTGAAGGAGTAAAAGTTGGTGACAAGGTCTACTTTCACGTTACGAACTTAGAACAAGATTATGATGTTCCCCATGGTGTAAGTGTTATTGGGGCCAATACATCTGAACTTTTGATTATGCCTGGACAAACTGAGTCTTTTGTTTGGGAACCTAAACAAGTTGGTGTATGGCCGTTCTATTGTACAGATTTTTGTTCAGCATTACACCAAGAAATGCAGGGTTATATAAGGGTGTCTCCTGCTAATTCAAATATTGACCTTTCTTGGTCATTAGGTGAATAA
- a CDS encoding nitrous oxide reductase accessory protein NosL, with amino-acid sequence MKSFINILVLSIGFVFMGCSIKPDPIVYGSDGCHFCSMTIVDRQHAAEIVTKKGKAFKFDAIECMVNHLKDIDVSSVELFLANDFQVPGELIDAKKATFLISKDIPSPMGEYLSAFTTRTEAESIEAENKGKLYSWNELLTKFKVQ; translated from the coding sequence ATGAAATCATTCATTAATATTTTGGTGCTGTCAATTGGTTTTGTATTCATGGGCTGTTCAATTAAACCTGATCCTATAGTATATGGTTCAGATGGTTGTCACTTTTGTTCAATGACCATTGTTGATAGACAGCATGCAGCTGAAATTGTGACAAAAAAAGGGAAGGCCTTTAAATTTGATGCGATTGAGTGTATGGTGAACCATTTAAAAGATATTGATGTGTCTTCGGTCGAGCTTTTCTTGGCGAATGACTTTCAGGTTCCTGGGGAATTAATAGATGCTAAAAAGGCAACCTTTTTAATAAGTAAGGATATCCCTAGTCCTATGGGTGAGTACTTATCAGCTTTTACAACTAGAACAGAGGCTGAAAGTATTGAAGCAGAAAATAAAGGGAAGTTGTATTCTTGGAATGAGTTGTTGACTAAGTTCAAGGTGCAATAA